Proteins from one Sabethes cyaneus chromosome 2, idSabCyanKW18_F2, whole genome shotgun sequence genomic window:
- the LOC128738057 gene encoding farnesol dehydrogenase-like, whose translation MNIAERMKRWEGKVAVVTGASGAIGGAIAKELVRAGMIVCALARRRDKVEKLRASLFDVAGNLNCVECDITEESDVKHAFGWIEGTYGGVDLLVNNAGIITKCLLTEKNNTKDLYTTMETNIIGLCLCTREAVKSMKERDVNGQIINVNSIFGHKVHQAVPGTRPLNGMYPASKYAVTAITECIRQELVYLDTQVKVSSISPGLVEGDIVANHTSNDNDIVKYMPKLKPEDVAEAVLYAITTPDNVQIHELVIKPMGEFL comes from the exons ATGAATATTGCAGAGCGAATGAAACGATGGGAAGGTAAGGTTGCAGTAGTAACCGGAGCGAGTGGCGCCATCGGTGGAGCAATCGCTAAGGAACTAGTCAGAGCGGGAATGATCGTGTGTGCACTAGCCCGACGGCGGGATAAGGTGGAAAAACTGCGTGCCAGCCTGTTTGACGTGGCTGGAAACCTTAACTGTGTTGAATGTGATATCACCGAAGAGTCCGACGTGAAGCATGCTTTCGGATGGATTGAAGGCACTTACGGGGGTGTCGACTTGCTGGTTAATAATGCAGGAATAATCACAAAGTGTCTTCTAACGGAGAAAAATAACACCAAAGATCTGTACACGACGATGGAAACAAACATTATTGGTTTGTGTCTGTGTACTAGAGAGGCGGTTAAATCGATGAAAGAGCGCGATGTTAACGGCCAAATAATAAACGTCAACAGTATATTCGGACATAAAGTCCATCAAGCAGTACCTGGGACTAGGCCTTTGAATGGAATGTACCCAGCTTCCAAATATGCAGTCACAGCAATCACCGAATGTATTCGTCAAGAACTGGTATACTTAGATACTCAAGTAAAAGTGTCT AGTATTAGTCCTGGGCTAGTGGAAGGCGACATCGTAGCAAATCACACATCAAATGATAATGACATTGTGAAATACATGCCGAAGCTGAAGCCGGAAGACGTTGCGGAGGCGGTCTTGTATGCCATCACGACGCCAGATAATGTTCAA ATACACGAACTGGTCATCAAACCGATGGGAGAATTTCTCTAA